The Triticum urartu cultivar G1812 chromosome 6, Tu2.1, whole genome shotgun sequence genome includes the window aggacggggcgcGCTGGGGCAGTGGAAGTGCCGGCTGCTGGACTCCCTCCGGCCCCGGCGCCCGCGCTGCGTCGTGTGCCTCCAGGTGCAGCACGTGACGGGCATGCCCCCGGCCGCGGAGGGGCGCGGCGTGGTGGTCGGGTGGAGGAGCAAGGGCGGCGAGGGCGAGCACACGGCGCCTGCGCGGGTGTCACGCGGCGGCGCGGCCGCGTTCGACGAGGTGTTCCTGCACTACTTCACCGCCGGCGGCTCCACGCTGCGGAGCTTCACCGTGTGGGCGGTGCTCGTGGATGAGGACTCGGCTCCTGGGGGCGGGGACATCGGCGCGTTCCCGGTGGACCTCGCCGAGGCCGCCGCGGCCGAGAGCTCACACCCGCAGTTCGGCGGCAAGGCGCTCAGCTTCCCGCTGGGCGGGGCTGCCGCCGGCGCCGTGCTCACGGTGAGCGTCTACTGCAGAGTGATGGAGCAGGAGGAGATCCATGGCGCCAACGGTACGTTAACGGATGCATGCATGTGCGAAATAAACTCTAAACGTTTGCATCGAGATCCAGTCATCCAACGGTACGTTCACGGCTGGACATCTAGATGTGAGATCACTAAAAATCAGTACTAGCAATCTTGTACTATTGacctactagctagctagcttgtAGCCTCCATCGGAGAAGTAAAGAAACCCTAGGTAGCGTCCTCACTCATCGCTGCTTGATGTGACCTGTTAATTTAGCCGAGCACTTGCATTTAAATTGTACCAAGTGTATGCCGTGCACGTTTAACATGGATCGGTACGTGGCAGGCAATGCGCGGGAGAGGAAGAACAAGGGAAAGAGCGCGTCGTACGCGTCGTGCCTGCCGGACCTGAGCTGCCTCCGGACCCGGCCgtcggcggcgggggcggcgacgggggcgccGCGGCGGGCGACGTCGCTGCGGTCGGAGCGGGGCGGGTTCATCACGATCGAGAACTCGGTGGCggagatggaggaggaggaggggttcATCACGATGGAGAAGGGCACGGTGTCGTCGCGGTCGCGGCGGGCGGCGCTGGCGCTGGAGGCGCTGgccgcggaggaggaggcggaggacgAGAAGCCGTGCCTGTTCATGGAGCTGTCGTCGTCGTCCGGGGAGGCGTCGGCGCTGGAGGTGGAGGGGGTGGAGGAGGAGTTCCTGGCGATGCTGGAGGACAAGTACTGGGCGGAGATGGCGCGGAGCAAGGAGATCGAGAAGGGGCTGAGCGTGAGCCTGGACGCCGGGCTGGACCTGGGGCTGGACCTGGACACGCTGATCCGGGACGCGGAGACGGAGCTGGCCCGGGCGGAGCAGGCGTGGAGGAGCAAGGTCGGCGCCGCCATCGTCGAGGAGGAGGAGTACAAGGAGCTGCTCCGTCGGTGGGGCAGCGGCGCCGCCAGGGACCGGGACCGGGAGCACCTCGCCACCTCCAACTCCGGCTGCTCCTGGGGCTTCGGCTTCGGCAGCCCCATCTAGTGCAGCCAACTGAACATCATATATACTTACTATATATATCGTCACATCACCCATGTaatccatgcatgcatgcattgggTCATTGAGCCTAAGTAAAAGTAGTGTGTTAAATATTAGTAGTACGATTTGCTTTTGTAATATTGCTAAGAGGAAAGGAACACGAACCAATCAGAAGGCTGCTCCTGTCTTGGTTCATGCGACTGAGCACGGCGCAAACCTGGCAATACCGAGACGCCTTGTGGTTTTTGCATGTATAGTGCTGCATCCTTGGGAGCAAAGCAAAGCAAAGCGAGAGCAACTAGCCCTTGGCCGCATGTACGGCCGCATACGAGGCGACCGGCCCGGCGCAAAGGAATGTCTCGAATGAATGATGGCAAACAGTCGGGTGAAGCGGAGTGAGAGCATGGGGATCGGCGACCAGGGAGGGCGGCCGGTCCCCACAGCCACCTTGCAGCACGGCCTCATTTCATGCCTCCTCATGTACTAAATTACACAGAAATGCCCACAGTTTCCATCATCGGCCTGGTACTGATGGTCTGCAGGCCCCAACTAAATAATCGTGGCCGAGTGTGAGGCGAAGCAGAATAGCATTCATTCGGGTGAATTCCAAACCAGCCAGGGGTTTTttatatggtgtgaaaagtcgaACACAGAGAGGAAGGGAGGGGGTATGGAATTATGACATTGCATCCTACCTAACTAGGATTATACAGGTGTTACAGATGATGAAATTCAGAGAGAAGGACGGAACTGGTTCCAAAAATATGAAAGCCAACTTATAGTAGTGATGGCCCCCTACGCTAAAGAGCTGGCTAAAGGAATGGTTTTTGTGTACAGGTACAACAAAAAATAAGCAATCTACCTTGCCCTGGCCCTGGATCTTCCAAAACCTGCAGGGCCCGCCCGCCATCCGCCGAGGGTCTATTTTGGAATGGTGATGTGATTTTCCAGATCCCATACCACAATCTTGCCGTCCAGCCCTACATCCACGAGGCACAGACAGTATTAAAGGGGTGTCAACACAACACATCCTTCAGACAAAAAAAACTGGAATGGGCTAGGAGAGGTCAGTTAGTCTTGTTTCAACCTGATGTGCTGAACCGTTTGACAATACTCTCGCTCCCTTTTCTCAACGGCACGATGCAACTGAGGATACAGAAGACcagaattatatatcagagacaAAAGAGCGGCACTAGAACGGCAAAATGGTGGAAACAGATGGAAGCAGGGAAGTACGTTatgcagttctcatgagcgccgCCTCGAGGCTTCGATGGTTCGACAGTGTCGCTGCTCGACCCTTGCCTCGATTGCCCGTACAACTTTCCAAGGGCCTCTGAGAGCTGAAACATAATATATTCATTTAGTATTAGCCCCATGCCTCCTTTTAACAAAGATGTTAGCATAGCTCTAACGTTAGCTACAAGAAATGTTTCTTTCTTCCACACAGTCTTTACAACTTCAGCGTCTGTAGCCATAAAATTGCAGCAGATCATACGCATGAAATAGTTTATCCTATATTATAGCAGGCACCAACTCACGGTATATAGTTCTACAAAAGCATCGGAAAACTGACAATTTACTTCCATCATTAAAAATCAGCAGCATACAAAGGTCAGACGAGACCATAGCAAGTCATTTGTTCGTACTTGTGTTAGAACAGTGCCAAAATCAGAGTCAGACCAGCAACCGTGTGCAGCACTGCAGTGTGCCCATTTCACTCAAGTTACTGTTCCTTAACAAAATCTAGAGGGGCTTGAAATGTTTGACATCCAAGTAGAAGGACCATGGATCAGATTGTTCATGCAAAGGAAACCCAACTTTATATAACTAACCAGACACCATCTCAGAAGATCTCACACTCATGCACACATAAAATCGCATATAGCCTACAGCAAATTTAACCTGTACTCAACCATTCAGGAAGCAGTTCACCCTACTTCTACAGATGCAAACAGAACAATCTCATGAACAAGGGATAAATAGCAAACACATATAACAACATACAGCAGAGAGGCCTGATAAGCATAAGAGGCACCTGCGAGGCTTTTGAAGTTGATGGAGTAACTTTCCTTTCATCCAAATATCTGACAAAACTCCTATAGGATACAAATATGTAAATACATATTGTCAAAAGGAACATGTCCATGAGAGAAAAACTTTAAGACCTGGGTATCAAGAGCTACTAGCAAACCCTGAACTTTAATTAGTGTCATTTGTCAAAGATTGAAATGGAATATTTTTTCCTAGGTACAATGAGACCGTAAGAATTAGCAAGCTGAAGGTGCCTCAAAATGAAGTTAACAGTTGACATGGTTTTTACAGGAAGCAATGGCCACTTCAAAGCACTGCTAGAATGAAGAGAAAGTGCAGCTAATTTAACAAAACAGTTGCTATGCACAATTTTCTTACCAAAGTCCAGTCTCATCTGCAGCAAAGATCAAAGGATTGCAGTCAAATCCAACACCAATCGCCATCTTTTCAGAAACAAAAAGAATCTGAAATTTGGAAGAGTTCACTCAATTAATGAAATGTGGAGATCACCACATGCAACTAAACAATAGCAAAAGGGAAAATGCTGACCCACATCACGGAGAGGCAGATCACGCAGTGCCAAATTTTGCGCAGCAGGAGACCCTTCAACGTCATCAACGAAATAAATCATGGAACTATGCCCTGGAAATAACACAACAAGAATCAATTCAGTGTCTGCAAAAGTTTGCATGGAATCTGCAGCTACTTAGATACTTTGCATGGATAGACCAAAGGGCCAATAGTCTCACAAAGGAACCCAAATTCAGTTAGGAGAAAGTTAAAAATAGAACATCAAGAAACCAATAATAATCTCATTAGCCTAAAATGATTAGGACAAACCTTAATTATGAAGAGACCTATTAATAAAATTTTGGAAGTTCAAATACCACAATGGAAGAGGTTCACTAATTACAAGAATAAGATTGTGAAAACCCTTGGCAGGTAATTATGTTGAGTTCGTAAACAATTTGTGCCTAGATGGCTGCTGAGAAGTAATGCAAATCAGTGGCACCCATATAAACAAGAAGCTAGGTGGGAAAACCTGCATAGGCCAATGTTTTTCCACTTGGCGACCACCTTACACCAAATGCCCATGTAGGTGATAGATCAAGTTGAGCAATTTGCTGCATCCGAATAGGAGAAAATGTTACAATCACGACTAGCAACTTAACAAGAAAGAACACAGATTAATAAGACACTGCAAGCATAGTCCTGTGGAACATTCTGAATCATATTGATCTGGATTCTTAGCCTCCCAAGAATAGAAGAGTTGGGGAAGTATTTAGTATAAAAAATGCCACCACATGGTTGAAAACAAACTTTGTGAATCAGCAGATTATTTCTTATTTTTAGCCGTAGATGGGGTGCAAAGTGCTAACAAAGTTGATAGGAGGTTACTATTGGCAAAAGCCATGCACGTTCAATTGCATGCCATTAGTCTATAAGGCGAATAAAGAAATTGGCAAGCAGATTTGGTACGTGAGATGTATACTTGCCAAGGAACAGCATATTATGAACTAACGGATCAATGAATAGCAAATACCTCTCCGAATTTCCAATCCACTGAGGCACCTGCGTGTGGTCCCCTAATCAGAAAGAGAGAAAGCATGAGACAGCTAAAGCATTTGGAATGTGTACTGACTGTATTAATGGCAAGGTTTTCAGTTCAAAAATAATGGCAAGGTCCACCTTGTATCTACACCCTTGATGATAGTGGAGAACACTCTGCATTTACCATCAGTAGAAGTTGTTGCAAGATGTATCTGAAATTAGATGAAAGCAGAGAAACCAACATTACGTCCAATAAACGGGTCGTGCATATACATGGCGTCTACACCAAACAAAATCACATCAAATAAGTTCATCCAATCATCTGATGCGAATAGGAGGTATGCTACTAGCCAGTGGCAGACAACAGCACAAATTAACTGGGGTACAGTCAGATAAGGGCACCTTTACTTTACTCTTTTATGTTGCATTTCTCATTATAGAGGGGCAAACCGCATATGATCTTTTTCACTACTCCCAATAGATAAAGAACAAAAATATAATGAATGCACCCCCTAGATAATTGTCCCTTATGTTTCCCTACTGATGATTATGCTCAAATTACTTCAAGGAGAGGCATGATATTATGCTCACATTGTTTGGATGCCACGCGATACTAGTAACAGAAGATTCATGCTTCTTCCTAATAACCTTGCTAATCCACCTGTACCATAAGAGAAAATCAAAGTAGTTCAAAGAACGCACATCAAGAGTGACACATCAACTTCAATAATTGCATGAACAGAAGAAAACACTCATCAATTAGTGCACTGGGCATAACTAATTGAAAAACAAGTTAATCAAAACAGGTACACGACTAGTGGAAGTGGCAGCGACCAATACCAGTTATTCTCTTGTTCATAGTAGCAAATGGATACAGACTTAGCACCACTTCCCACAGCAAACTTATTTTCTGCAAACAACAGAAACTTTTAGAAAGGAGTTTAAAGTGTGAGGCATTGTTTGTAAGGCGGCCTAAGGTGAGCACCAACCGGCAACTGCCCTGACGCCTAAGCACCTAATGTGGACGCCTAAGCGCTTAAAGCCGGCATAATTGCAAGGTGCTGGCAGGGCACCTTACCGCCTAAGCATCCAAGGCGGGACGCCTTATAAACAATGGTGTGAGGAATATCCAGCTACATATGTTTCACTTATGGTTCATTGCTAAATAGTTCATGTGCAGCTATGTTCTACCATGGGAGACAAGTTTTCATAACCAACTAAGGAACATAAGTACAAAAAATAGATTGCATGAAACAAACAATGGGAAACAATATCTACTTGGAGAATTTGATCATTCAGCAACGAAATAGATACTCCTAATGCATTCGGGATAGAAGTATGAAGGCAGGCTATTGGCAGAACCTTTTGGACTCCACTGGACACATAGAGCTGCACGGTTTAGTTTGAGAATAACAAGCGTAGGTACCCAATCTTGTCCTTCTTGTGTCCAAACATATCTGCAGGGAAATAAAGGAATATAAGGAAACAGATATAATTATCTTCTTTGGACTAAAAAACAGACTATTTACTTGCACATTAGAAATTATGACCAAACACTTACGAATTTCTATCATGTGAAACAGTCACAATTTTGTTGGAAGATCTACTCCAGTCTATTCCAGACACTATCTGATCATGCTACAAGATATAACAATAAAAATAAAGATGTTAATGTAATACACTTATAAACTAGCAAATGGAAATGTTCAATGGAGAAGAAAGAGACAGCTCAAGTGCAGATACTACTGCAcatgcaagaaagaaaataaggAAAGTCTACCTTTGCAAGAACATGAAGTTTCTCCCACTTGTCTGTGAAAAACTTATAAATGTGTACTTCTGTGGTATTTGGACAGAAGGCAATCACTGAAAGAGAGAAATGGTTCCGAGTCAAGTTAACTGATAAGAGGGCAAGGGGCCTGCATTTATAAATGAAAATGACAACAGTAGTGCAATAGAAGGCAGCGATTGAGATTTTGTCATTACAGGCAGGCAGATTGTATGATCTACTGCTGTATTTTTTTTTCCATAAACAATTCAAGGGACAACATGTAAACACAGCAGCTAGCTAGTGGCAGAAAGGCATATCTGAAGACTATTTTCAGGAGCACATGAGGTCATGATAGGCAACAGAATTACGGCGAGGCAATACGCGCGTCGGTTTAATTCACAGAAAACACCCATTTCATTTGGTCAGCTCTCAGATTTCGTTCTAAATACCCAAATTCAGTCATGGATGCACACACCTGTGAGAAGGTGGCCAACATGAATATCCAAACCACCTGGGACTGATCCATCATCCATGTCACCTATGCTACCTCAATACAGTAACAAGCCATTTTTACTACATAGCACCAACCAACAGCCCATAAATAAATCACGAAACGCTCACCATTCACCAGCGAGAAATGATATGCATGGTGCCTCACAGATGTGAGAGGGGTTTCAAACATGAAAAAACTAAATCACCTGTGACTGATTGATTGAATGTACCATCCGAATATGGTATCGCGGAGAGCACCGCAAGAGGGCATTTACCTGGCACCAACCGACAGCCCATAAATCACGAAACGCTCACCGTGCCAGGGTCGCACGAAAGCGGAAACCAGCGGACCACCTACTGGCTATTCCACGACATAAATAATCATTCGACATGGGATGATTGGGAAACGGCGATCCGCGAGCCCGCCCGAAACCCTAGGAATCCGCCCTGAACCCGACGCATACGGGCTACGGCTACCGATCGGGCGCGGCCGCGGGTTATCCTACAGGGCTAGGACGGGCGCGGCGAACGGGGGGGCGAATCGAACGGGCGTGAGATCTAGAGCGTAGGGGCGGGGGGAGAGGGGGGAGGGTgcgggaggagggggaggagagggCGTTACTGGAGTGGTCGGGGCTCCAGGCGTGGCAGGTGATGCACTCGGCGAACTGGTGGATCGCCTGCGCGGCCATCGGGGGAGGCGCGCCGGAGGGGAGCCCCGCAGCGCGGcgcggcgggggcgggggcggaaATTGTCAATGGAGGTAGGGGGCCTGGCCTTGCGGGCGAAGGGAGCGGGGAGGGGAAGGCAGGGCAGGTACCACTACACTGCCACCACTGCGCTACAGCGCCATCACTTTCACTAGGCCGTCGAAGCGGGTGGTGGTGCGAGTAGGATGGGCCAGCCGGTCCAGCGGTCGATGAGATGGATGCCCGCACGCGCGCCCACGGTCGGACGGCCCGCCCGCCAGGCCCACGCCACCGACcacgggtcccacttgtcagcCACCGGCCTTGGGTCCCATTGTCACTTGTCGCTCCTTGTTCAAAAACATAAATAAATGTCTATGGTGTAACAAAAAATTTCACTTCGAATCCCACGGCGGTTTGAGAGGAAGAAAAACATATTGTATGAATATCTTAGAGTTTCTAAGCTCTCAGAAAATAATGGCATGTGGTGCATTGCAATGCTCTAGGACGCACTCTTGGGCCCATTTGTAAGCAGTTGGTTCATTGCATCTGTTCAGACGATTGTTTACCAGGTGCACGGAATCGTGTTGCTTGCTCAAGCCACGTTTTGTCTCAAGGGATCACGCGTCCTTCCAACCGCTTGGGGGTCCGTGAAGAGAAAGGAAATAGCTTCGCATGGAAGGTGGAAATTAGAGCCGCTGATGTTGTCTTCCTCTTCTGTCGCACCAGCGATTCCAACCGGAGGCCGTGCAGAGTGACGGTTTGAGGGGTGTTCGGGGGATAGGATCGCGCGGTGTGAGCTATGGGTGCAGCTGCACGGTCGACGCCTGGGAGCATGTAGTGTGAGGGTGTATCCACATCCTTGTGtggtggctaggagcacgcagCCCGAGGGACGCTCTTCGTCTGCTCGTTCAGTAGTTGCGATCTCACCAGCAAGGAGCAATGTTTCTTTCGGTGGAAGAAGTGGTGACCTTACACTTTCACATTGAATCATCTATCCATCTGAGACCAATGAAGTGCATAATTTGGTGTAAGAGTTGGTGTACCTCGGGCTTGGACTTGTGCACGTTAATATATAGTAAGGAGAGTTTGTGTGGGATATGATTCGGATGTGATCAATCGTGACACGCAAGCTAACTATGCATGTATAGTATGACGATTTCACAATAACTGAATCGTagatggatatgtgcattatttgATGCAGAGCCCGGGGTAACCCCCTTTTCGGAACAAAACAAAAACTGAATCGTAGATTACAACAACCCCTATACGCACACACAAGGAATACAAAAGGTATTTTCAACAAGGTGGCTTGCATCCACCTGATTGGATGCTTTTGTGGATTTATATGTGCTTGTGATTGGTTTGAAACAGTAGTAGTAATTAAGAAGCAGTTAGCATGTATCTATGTGCCTGAAATGTGAGTGTGATACTCTTACTGACAAGcatctctatctctatctctctctccctGCGTGTGGACGAGTGCATGCGTGTGTTTGTTATATATGCATTTGACATAAGCAACTAGTCCTTCCGTTAACAAATGtaagatgttctaacttttttCTAAATCTGATGCATTTAGACACGCTTTAGTGTGTTTGTCCACTCATTTCAGTTTGTATGTAATGCATATTGAAATATTCAAAATATATTATATTtgtgaatggagggagtacttttgAACTTGGTTGTCTCATTTGTTATGTTCTTGCAAGCATAATTTGGTTGGTGTTTGATATTTTGGAGTGTTGAAACATAGTTGTATGGGGAATTTAGCAAGTGCATTATTTTCCTGTCAATTAACACCTAAGGCCCTCTTTGGCCTGAAGGAATTTTGTAGGATTCCAATCCTTTGGAAATTTTTCAAAGGAACATCCACTCCAACCTGTCTTTTAGACTCAATCGTGTAGGATCGAGGCACTTTCATGTGTTTGATCCAAACAACTATTCCTACAATTTCAAACAACTATTCCTACATTTTTCTTGTGCTTTGTTCTCCTATATTTTTGCACTGTCATATTTGTGTGTTTTTCTTATTCCTATGTTTCACAATCTTGTGATGCAAAGAGGCCCTAAAATTACCGTATCGACTTATCTTGATCTTTCCCTCAATCTTGGTAGCAGAACATTTGTTGTgcgatgtgtgtgtgtgtgttaatTTAAGCGGTTGTAACCATGTTTTTTATTTGATAGAAGAGAAACGGAGAAAGTAAAGGTCTCGGGTTGTGTGAGGTAGCACGAGGCAGACTCTTGTCTCATGTGTTAATGCGAGCTATGTGAAGTAGCCGAGAGAAAGAGGTTACTGGAGTTGAGTGATTCTGCTAGAGGTCTTGGTTTGAGCATGCAAGTTATTGTTGAAGTGAACAAGACAGAGGAGGAAGAAAATGAAATTTCTAACTCATCACTGGCAATAAAAAAATCTGGATGATGAGGGAGATAATAATGATATTATTCTGCAGCCAAACGAAGTGGTTGTTAGTACTTCCGTCAGAAATGTGAGCAATCACAAATATGGTGTTGTCGATGAGAACAAAAGGAGGACTGGTAGGTGTTTCCGACCAACATGTCATGGAGAAAGCTATGGATAGGTGATACATCTcgaacatatctataattttttattgtttcatatCATGTTTATATCATTTTGGCATAATTTTGGACcaaatttattattattatttttggactaacctattaattcAGTGCCAAGTTCCAGTTGTTTTCTTTTGCGTGTTTTTGGACTtttgaaagaaaaaaactatGGAGCTCCAAAAATTCTAGAAGTATTTTTTCATCTGGAAGCTTCCAGAGGCCACATGAAGTAGCCAGGGGCCACGGACCCCACGTGCCCCCACCACATGGGGGCATGTGATGGGGTTGTGTAGGGCCCCTCGATCTCCTATACACCGCCTTGCAACATCCCTCTATATATACCTAAAAATACCTCCAGAtttaaccctaatttttttgttaCCGCACCTTTCTATTCCATGATGATCCAATCTAGACGCCTTTTTCATTACTCTATTGGAGGGGGGAATCTCCACGGTGACCATCTCCATCAACTTGAAGTCCATCATGATCGCCCTTGAGTAGTTTCCTTTGGACTATCGGCCCATAGCAGTAGTGCCTTGATTTGCTCTTAGATTTTGGTGTTTACGGCGGTTGGCCTACGCTAGGCTGCCGCTGCCCGCGCTTACTACGTCGGATGCGGCCATCCCGGCCTCGACTTGCGCGAGGGTGGACCGACTCATGGGTGGAAATGCACAGATGACCCATCGGGCGACACCTAGAGGTCCAATAGCGGTTGCCACTGGCTAACGACAAGCATAGAAGGATGCAGTAGGAGGAGGTCATAGATCAGTGATATGGGAAGGAGACCCGCGCATTCGTGCTTCGAAAGAATCCTA containing:
- the LOC125515458 gene encoding actin-related protein 2/3 complex subunit 1B-like; the encoded protein is MAAQAIHQFAECITCHAWSPDHSMIAFCPNTTEVHIYKFFTDKWEKLHVLAKHDQIVSGIDWSRSSNKIVTVSHDRNSYVWTQEGQDWVPTLVILKLNRAALCVQWSPKENKFAVGSGAKSVSICYYEQENNWWISKVIRKKHESSVTSIAWHPNNIHLATTSTDGKCRVFSTIIKGVDTRGPHAGASVDWKFGEQIAQLDLSPTWAFGVRWSPSGKTLAYAGHSSMIYFVDDVEGSPAAQNLALRDLPLRDILFVSEKMAIGVGFDCNPLIFAADETGLWSFVRYLDERKVTPSTSKASQLSEALGKLYGQSRQGSSSDTVEPSKPRGGAHENCITCIVPLRKGSESIVKRFSTSGLDGKIVVWDLENHITIPK
- the LOC125515457 gene encoding uncharacterized protein LOC125515457 → MVGSKTHHHASSSLLPEELNLLQKARCSPDDGNGVVHNNNGGGGGRGALGQWKCRLLDSLRPRRPRCVVCLQVQHVTGMPPAAEGRGVVVGWRSKGGEGEHTAPARVSRGGAAAFDEVFLHYFTAGGSTLRSFTVWAVLVDEDSAPGGGDIGAFPVDLAEAAAAESSHPQFGGKALSFPLGGAAAGAVLTVSVYCRVMEQEEIHGANGNARERKNKGKSASYASCLPDLSCLRTRPSAAGAATGAPRRATSLRSERGGFITIENSVAEMEEEEGFITMEKGTVSSRSRRAALALEALAAEEEAEDEKPCLFMELSSSSGEASALEVEGVEEEFLAMLEDKYWAEMARSKEIEKGLSVSLDAGLDLGLDLDTLIRDAETELARAEQAWRSKVGAAIVEEEEYKELLRRWGSGAARDRDREHLATSNSGCSWGFGFGSPI